A single window of Acetobacteraceae bacterium DNA harbors:
- the miaA gene encoding tRNA (adenosine(37)-N6)-dimethylallyltransferase MiaA, translating to MAEDKTSFLRQRALIVAGPTCSGKSALAIALAEEINGVVINADAMQCYKDLRILTARPSEADEKKVPHFLYGVLDGAERGSVGWWLPEAMKMLTYCRQENLIPIFCGGTGMYINALIHGIADIPPVNDSIRKEVENLLAEKGGEACLAQLKEEDPITAAKLKPQDQQRICRALSVLRGTGKPLSYWQSRSQIAGATCDFNFFHFAPEREFLRSRLERRFKKMLQAGAWEEVERFLERGLSDTLPLMRAHGVPELKRCQAGEVDLEEAASLAISAMRSYAKRQDTWFRHHALGAEGEGIIFKNPITFEPQEDEMDLEKARVIAMDFLKRKGF from the coding sequence ATGGCAGAGGATAAAACATCATTTCTACGACAAAGGGCTTTAATTGTCGCAGGGCCTACCTGTTCAGGAAAATCTGCCTTAGCGATCGCTTTAGCAGAGGAAATTAATGGCGTTGTGATTAATGCAGACGCCATGCAGTGCTATAAGGATTTACGCATTTTAACCGCACGTCCTTCTGAAGCGGATGAGAAAAAAGTTCCCCATTTTCTCTATGGTGTTTTGGATGGCGCAGAGCGAGGCTCTGTTGGATGGTGGCTGCCCGAAGCCATGAAAATGCTCACTTACTGTCGGCAGGAAAATCTTATTCCAATTTTTTGCGGCGGGACAGGAATGTATATCAATGCGTTGATTCACGGTATTGCCGATATTCCGCCTGTTAATGATTCGATTCGGAAAGAGGTGGAAAATCTGTTGGCAGAAAAAGGCGGGGAAGCCTGTTTAGCCCAGCTTAAGGAGGAGGACCCGATCACGGCCGCAAAACTCAAGCCCCAAGATCAGCAAAGAATTTGCCGTGCTTTGTCCGTTTTAAGGGGGACAGGAAAACCTCTTTCTTATTGGCAATCTCGTTCGCAGATTGCAGGGGCAACGTGCGACTTTAATTTTTTCCACTTTGCGCCGGAAAGAGAATTTTTAAGAAGCCGTTTGGAAAGACGTTTTAAAAAAATGCTTCAGGCAGGGGCATGGGAAGAAGTCGAAAGATTTTTAGAAAGAGGATTAAGTGACACTTTACCGCTCATGCGTGCGCATGGTGTTCCTGAGTTAAAACGTTGCCAAGCAGGAGAAGTCGATTTAGAGGAAGCTGCCTCTTTGGCTATTTCTGCGATGCGTTCTTATGCAAAACGTCAAGATACATGGTTTCGGCATCATGCTTTAGGGGCTGAGGGAGAGGGGATTATCTTTAAAAATCCTATCACATTCGAACCTCAGGAAGATGAGATGGACCTAGAAAAAGCTAGAGTAATCGCAATGGATTTTTTGAAAAGAAAAGGGTTTTAA
- the mutY gene encoding A/G-specific adenine glycosylase: MSHPSPSFIPDAHLLLEWYDQNGRTLPWRAEKSAKTDPYHVWLSEIMLQQTGVKTVIDYYHKFLTKWPNIKAFSQASEEEVMKEWAGLGYYARARNLLKCAHKIIELGGAFPTSPQELKKLPGIGPYTANAIASMAFNQPYVAIDGNVERVAARIFALADPLPASRPTLHKLAETLNHSPAAQNRPSDFMQALFDLGSLICTPRSPACLSCPWLKTCQAFKTNQAAELPKRSPKAKNPTKYGAVFILENAAGEIWLQKRPPKGLLGSTMEMPGTDWNLEREEETELMKQAPIPGHWQKAEEVKHIFTHFTLFLTPYFLPPLTQKISYKKGGWANPEEAALSTLMKKAYQNFLRKKSTSQEAD, translated from the coding sequence ATGTCTCATCCCTCCCCTTCTTTTATTCCTGATGCCCATTTACTCTTGGAATGGTATGACCAAAATGGCCGAACTCTGCCATGGCGTGCTGAAAAATCAGCAAAAACAGACCCTTACCATGTCTGGCTCAGTGAAATTATGCTCCAGCAAACAGGTGTCAAAACCGTTATTGATTATTATCATAAATTCCTGACGAAATGGCCAAATATTAAAGCTTTCTCCCAAGCTTCTGAAGAAGAGGTTATGAAAGAATGGGCGGGACTTGGCTATTATGCGAGAGCACGAAATCTTTTAAAATGTGCCCATAAAATTATAGAACTTGGCGGTGCTTTTCCCACCTCTCCACAGGAACTTAAAAAACTCCCCGGTATTGGGCCTTATACGGCCAATGCGATTGCCTCTATGGCCTTTAACCAGCCTTATGTTGCCATTGACGGCAATGTGGAACGGGTTGCTGCGAGAATTTTTGCCCTTGCAGACCCTCTCCCTGCTTCCAGACCTACTCTTCATAAACTTGCTGAAACGTTAAACCACTCCCCGGCGGCACAAAATCGCCCCAGTGACTTTATGCAAGCCCTCTTTGACCTTGGATCGCTTATCTGTACGCCACGTTCTCCAGCATGTTTAAGCTGTCCTTGGCTGAAAACATGCCAGGCCTTTAAAACAAATCAAGCTGCTGAATTGCCAAAACGCTCCCCTAAGGCCAAAAATCCAACAAAATATGGCGCCGTCTTTATTCTTGAAAACGCAGCCGGAGAAATTTGGCTCCAAAAAAGACCGCCCAAAGGCCTTCTGGGGAGTACAATGGAAATGCCCGGAACAGACTGGAATTTAGAAAGAGAAGAAGAAACAGAACTTATGAAACAGGCTCCGATACCGGGGCATTGGCAAAAAGCCGAAGAGGTAAAACATATTTTTACCCATTTTACCCTTTTTCTAACCCCCTATTTCCTGCCGCCACTTACACAAAAGATTTCCTATAAAAAAGGAGGCTGGGCTAATCCGGAGGAGGCAGCGCTTTCAACCTTGATGAAAAAAGCCTACCAAAATTTTCTTCGCAAAAAATCTACTTCTCAAGAGGCAGATTAG
- a CDS encoding mechanosensitive ion channel, with product MLRLRRIFFFQIAVYCLISILSIGGGLVSSAYADEAKASPPLATKTSQPVLDATEAKDLISILNDPEQRDKLVATLKSLEKVQSTNLVDMPHSILESVLQTGRDLLHKVSEAFHAFIAGIANFKALLPWLLQVWNDPALQSEIVRICLRVAVVGLGGWGLSYLLSYLFRGVRGKIKEKAKDLALRAEEAQQTLDLAKQEADDDLAEAAHLEEVLAKTKREMENALKEETLRQEQLSQTEQNPQETLAHAENLAARQALEEVENQAIVAQTMALSDSPAVKAPILNLTDTKDVGTDNKASLSSENSQKDFHQEKPTKVHKAVLEAEAKIKQLEETYQKIEDECRHAKEAAQQAQKKYDDVRQNNQKANLFSRWRRTPYALAGFSLDLFGIAMFPFLALLIQILDPTPDARTMEAVWSVTWFANVVQTLWVAVLRVLFNPADAWLRIAAISDQAAKFLFKWLRRISGFVAWSLTIIIIFQACTLPGSVSSAIGKLVGLFANLMLARMILGARPYVARSCLMVANRTPKLATISNLVRQLWWIVALFFDIALWWVWAMNMRDGYQLIFWVFIKTCVALIAARLLWLLIQYFLDIGDLWIRKEDNLSAEMQERFLRYYPALQKMLGTIVLVVMFIFIAMAWGVPASHIFASNALGRHILSSGSAILVSLAVGVFIWEGANIFFDRQSKKLLATDSGEKQRAARIRTLQPLLKIILLIVLIATIGMTILSELGVNIAPLLASASIFGVAIGFGSQKLVHDFISGVFLLLENALSVGDAVTLNKTYGRVEKLSLRTVHVRSGNGSLNIFPFSSLNEITNYSRGFCRVVIEANVAYDTKVEDVHQVYLEITESLNNDPKYADYIIDALDFWGLDHFNESTLCIKATLPVTPAGRWPVTYEFNRRICEAFEKRGIKMPFPMRTVDFPSLEAFLKSEDARSQPFKA from the coding sequence ATGCTAAGACTAAGACGTATTTTCTTTTTTCAGATTGCTGTTTATTGCCTGATTTCCATTCTCTCTATCGGGGGAGGGTTGGTTTCGTCAGCCTATGCAGATGAGGCAAAGGCATCGCCACCTTTAGCAACGAAAACGTCACAGCCTGTTTTGGATGCAACAGAGGCAAAAGATCTCATTTCGATTTTAAATGATCCTGAGCAACGGGATAAACTTGTTGCCACTTTAAAATCACTTGAAAAAGTGCAGTCTACCAATCTGGTTGATATGCCACATTCCATTTTAGAGAGTGTTTTACAAACCGGCAGAGATTTGCTGCACAAAGTATCGGAGGCTTTCCACGCTTTTATTGCCGGGATTGCTAATTTTAAAGCCTTACTGCCGTGGCTTTTGCAGGTCTGGAATGATCCTGCATTGCAGAGTGAGATTGTTAGGATTTGTCTTCGTGTTGCCGTCGTTGGTCTTGGGGGCTGGGGACTTTCTTATTTGCTTTCTTATTTATTTCGAGGTGTTCGGGGTAAAATTAAAGAAAAGGCGAAAGATCTTGCTTTAAGAGCTGAAGAAGCACAGCAAACGCTCGATTTGGCCAAACAAGAAGCCGATGATGATCTTGCGGAGGCAGCGCATCTTGAGGAAGTTTTAGCGAAAACAAAGCGTGAGATGGAGAATGCTCTGAAGGAGGAGACACTTCGGCAGGAGCAACTTTCGCAGACAGAGCAAAATCCCCAAGAGACTTTAGCCCATGCAGAAAATTTGGCGGCAAGACAGGCTTTGGAAGAGGTTGAAAATCAGGCCATTGTGGCACAGACAATGGCGCTTTCAGATTCTCCGGCGGTTAAAGCTCCCATTTTAAATTTGACAGATACGAAAGACGTTGGGACAGACAATAAAGCCTCCCTTTCTTCTGAAAATTCGCAGAAAGATTTTCATCAAGAAAAGCCCACAAAGGTACATAAGGCCGTTCTGGAGGCAGAGGCCAAAATTAAACAGTTAGAAGAGACATATCAAAAAATAGAAGATGAGTGCCGTCATGCGAAAGAGGCGGCTCAGCAAGCGCAGAAAAAATATGATGATGTCCGTCAAAATAATCAAAAGGCTAATTTATTTAGCCGTTGGCGGCGGACACCTTACGCCTTAGCTGGCTTTTCATTGGATCTTTTCGGGATTGCAATGTTTCCGTTTTTGGCACTGCTTATTCAAATTCTAGATCCGACACCAGATGCAAGGACAATGGAGGCCGTCTGGAGTGTCACATGGTTTGCGAATGTGGTGCAGACCTTGTGGGTTGCTGTTTTGCGTGTCCTTTTTAATCCTGCGGATGCTTGGCTTCGGATTGCGGCTATTTCCGATCAGGCCGCAAAATTTCTTTTTAAATGGTTACGTCGTATTTCGGGATTTGTTGCTTGGAGTTTGACCATTATCATTATTTTTCAGGCCTGCACGTTACCCGGAAGTGTCTCTTCGGCAATCGGGAAATTGGTTGGGTTGTTTGCGAATTTGATGCTTGCAAGAATGATTTTAGGGGCAAGACCTTATGTCGCCCGTTCTTGCCTCATGGTCGCCAATCGGACGCCAAAATTGGCAACGATTTCAAATTTGGTTCGTCAGCTTTGGTGGATTGTTGCACTTTTCTTTGACATCGCCCTTTGGTGGGTGTGGGCGATGAATATGCGAGATGGTTATCAGCTTATTTTCTGGGTCTTTATCAAGACCTGCGTGGCACTGATTGCTGCACGTTTGCTATGGCTTTTAATCCAATATTTTCTCGACATCGGAGATCTTTGGATAAGAAAAGAGGATAATTTAAGCGCTGAAATGCAAGAACGTTTTTTGCGCTATTATCCGGCACTCCAAAAAATGCTGGGAACGATTGTCCTTGTCGTAATGTTTATTTTTATTGCGATGGCATGGGGTGTGCCTGCAAGCCATATTTTTGCCTCGAATGCTTTGGGTAGGCATATTCTTTCTTCTGGTAGCGCAATTTTGGTTTCTTTGGCCGTCGGTGTTTTTATTTGGGAGGGGGCAAATATCTTTTTTGATCGGCAAAGTAAGAAATTATTGGCAACGGATTCCGGAGAAAAACAGCGTGCTGCCCGTATTCGGACATTACAGCCTTTACTGAAAATTATCTTATTGATTGTTTTGATTGCTACAATTGGGATGACTATTTTGTCTGAGCTTGGGGTTAATATTGCCCCTCTCTTGGCAAGTGCATCTATTTTTGGGGTGGCCATTGGTTTTGGCTCTCAGAAACTCGTCCATGATTTTATCAGCGGTGTTTTTCTGCTTTTGGAAAATGCTTTGAGTGTTGGTGATGCGGTAACGCTGAACAAGACTTATGGCCGTGTTGAAAAGCTCTCTTTGAGAACGGTGCATGTGCGTTCGGGAAATGGATCGCTCAACATTTTCCCCTTTAGTTCACTCAATGAAATTACAAATTACAGCCGTGGTTTTTGTCGGGTCGTGATTGAAGCCAATGTCGCTTATGATACCAAGGTTGAGGATGTGCATCAGGTTTATCTGGAGATTACAGAAAGTCTCAATAATGATCCTAAATATGCAGATTATATTATTGATGCGCTGGATTTCTGGGGATTAGATCATTTCAATGAATCTACGCTCTGTATTAAGGCAACGCTTCCGGTTACACCAGCAGGACGTTGGCCAGTGACATATGAGTTTAATCGCCGTATTTGTGAGGCATTTGAAAAACGTGGCATCAAGATGCCTTTCCCGATGCGAACGGTTGATTTTCCTTCCTTAGAAGCTTTTCTAAAGTCAGAGGATGCGAGGTCTCAGCCTTTTAAAGCCTGA
- the ilvC gene encoding ketol-acid reductoisomerase produces MKIFSEKDSDPTRLLNQQIILFGYGSQGRAQALNARDSGAKFIKIALPLSSKSRVKAMADGFEVLSLIEGAKIADIAIILTPDETHAELYEAILEKYLPLQASIGFAHGFALHFGEMTLREDLTSFLVAPKGPGYLLREKYQNHSGLMARIAVWPQGDQIKSLADALSWSALIGCARIGMLETDFSQETESNLFGEQAILCGGAAALLRAGFEVMVENGISPEMAYLESAHSLKIIADLIYAKGLEGANKLISKTASYGGYIGEAAYQNSDIKQVMSALMAEIKSGEFAKQFKKEKEDAYPVMQEQEAKAEKETMSRTGQRLRNWLFKEDSKSK; encoded by the coding sequence ATGAAAATCTTTTCAGAAAAAGATTCTGATCCTACACGATTATTGAATCAGCAGATTATTTTATTCGGTTATGGCAGTCAGGGGCGGGCACAGGCTTTGAATGCACGTGATAGTGGGGCAAAATTTATAAAGATTGCTTTGCCGCTCTCTTCAAAATCACGTGTAAAGGCGATGGCAGATGGTTTTGAAGTGCTCTCTCTTATTGAAGGGGCAAAAATTGCAGATATTGCAATTATTCTCACACCGGATGAAACCCATGCAGAGCTTTATGAGGCTATTTTGGAGAAATATCTTCCTCTTCAAGCCTCCATTGGTTTTGCACATGGTTTTGCCCTGCATTTTGGTGAAATGACATTAAGAGAAGATTTGACGTCTTTTTTAGTCGCCCCAAAGGGGCCTGGCTATTTATTGCGTGAAAAATATCAAAATCATTCAGGATTGATGGCACGGATTGCGGTTTGGCCGCAGGGCGACCAGATAAAATCTTTGGCAGATGCGTTGAGCTGGTCTGCTTTGATTGGCTGTGCCCGTATTGGGATGCTCGAAACAGATTTTTCTCAGGAAACAGAAAGTAACCTCTTCGGAGAGCAGGCCATTCTCTGCGGTGGTGCCGCTGCTTTATTACGGGCAGGGTTTGAGGTGATGGTCGAAAACGGTATTTCTCCAGAGATGGCCTATCTGGAATCGGCGCATTCTCTTAAAATTATCGCAGATTTGATTTATGCCAAGGGCCTAGAGGGGGCAAATAAGCTTATTTCTAAAACAGCTTCTTATGGTGGATATATAGGAGAGGCAGCTTATCAAAATTCTGATATAAAGCAGGTTATGTCAGCGCTGATGGCAGAGATAAAGTCCGGAGAATTCGCCAAGCAGTTTAAGAAAGAAAAAGAAGACGCCTATCCTGTGATGCAGGAACAAGAGGCAAAAGCAGAAAAAGAAACAATGAGCCGAACGGGCCAGCGCTTACGAAACTGGCTGTTTAAAGAAGATTCAAAAAGTAAATAA
- a CDS encoding antibiotic biosynthesis monooxygenase → MKQLKSRESLSMSETKIFITATITVEPKMFASLEPVLRDCADLSQKEAACLRYEVGADVQKVGRFVLSEIWENEAGFKAHLATAHFKKLGETLKKLSGVLDVIQTTPFSTMP, encoded by the coding sequence ATGAAACAGCTTAAATCGAGAGAGAGTTTATCAATGTCAGAGACAAAAATATTTATTACAGCAACGATTACGGTTGAGCCGAAAATGTTTGCAAGTCTTGAGCCTGTTTTGAGGGATTGCGCCGATCTCTCCCAAAAAGAAGCGGCCTGCTTGCGTTATGAAGTCGGAGCAGATGTCCAAAAGGTCGGACGTTTTGTCCTCAGCGAAATTTGGGAAAATGAGGCAGGATTTAAAGCGCATCTTGCAACGGCGCATTTTAAAAAGCTTGGGGAGACTTTAAAGAAACTTTCCGGTGTACTGGATGTTATTCAGACAACACCTTTTTCAACTATGCCTTGA
- a CDS encoding DUF721 domain-containing protein encodes MAKQVKIKKKIGEFRPYEEREGRFKYIGARRREKLWDIGLVASQISQVALRKKSPLFVRLSMEWENFVGAALAKTTQPSKLHQNVLTVKCQGPAAMELQYLIPQLLKRLNETCGLYGDQALTRIKILQDVRTSVPQNFGLSSTSKPFLKKIENNKKALLSEELDKIESESLKAIFQKFISKL; translated from the coding sequence ATGGCCAAGCAGGTAAAAATAAAAAAGAAAATAGGCGAATTTCGTCCTTATGAAGAGAGAGAGGGGCGGTTTAAATATATTGGCGCAAGACGACGTGAAAAGCTTTGGGACATTGGTCTCGTTGCTTCTCAAATCAGTCAGGTGGCTTTACGGAAAAAATCGCCTCTTTTTGTGCGCCTTTCTATGGAATGGGAAAATTTTGTCGGTGCCGCTTTGGCTAAGACAACCCAGCCTTCTAAACTTCACCAGAATGTTTTAACGGTAAAGTGCCAAGGGCCTGCAGCGATGGAACTGCAATATTTAATCCCTCAGCTTTTAAAACGTTTAAATGAAACCTGCGGTCTTTATGGGGATCAGGCCCTTACTCGGATTAAAATATTGCAGGATGTAAGAACATCAGTGCCCCAAAATTTTGGACTTTCAAGTACTTCTAAACCGTTTTTGAAAAAGATTGAAAACAATAAAAAAGCCCTTTTATCTGAAGAACTGGATAAAATTGAAAGTGAATCTCTTAAAGCCATTTTTCAGAAATTTATTTCAAAATTATAA
- the serB gene encoding phosphoserine phosphatase SerB → MLTIVANREEGNLSQEAIDTARHLVQGEEPLILSENEAVDIPCCLPAENAVSPQTIRATLAQFRVDALLTRKRGRRKAILTCDMDSTVLEGETPDAIIKLRGRTDELQEIIADARAKGETFAETMRRRIPLMAGTTEKELQSILDGLKRTPHIKELVRTMKAHGAVTALISGGFDWFTNRVAKEIGFDHAFANKLQWENGKLSGSLFEPVLGPEDKVKALLQLCEERGVQTSAALSAGDGSNDIPMLSTAGLGVAWYADPKVKALIPTQINFTSMRTLLFAQGYSASDFISE, encoded by the coding sequence ATGCTGACAATCGTTGCCAATCGTGAAGAAGGCAACCTCTCACAAGAAGCGATCGATACGGCACGCCATCTCGTCCAAGGCGAAGAACCGCTTATTCTTTCTGAAAACGAGGCTGTTGATATTCCCTGCTGCCTCCCTGCAGAAAATGCGGTTTCCCCTCAGACCATTCGGGCAACTTTAGCACAGTTTCGGGTTGATGCGCTGCTCACCCGTAAACGTGGCCGCCGTAAAGCTATCTTAACCTGCGATATGGACAGTACAGTCTTGGAGGGCGAAACCCCCGATGCGATTATCAAATTGCGCGGGAGAACCGATGAGCTGCAAGAAATTATTGCAGATGCACGTGCAAAAGGTGAAACCTTTGCAGAAACAATGCGTCGCCGTATTCCACTCATGGCAGGTACCACAGAAAAAGAGCTTCAATCTATTCTGGACGGCTTAAAACGTACCCCGCACATTAAAGAGCTTGTCCGTACGATGAAGGCGCATGGTGCCGTGACGGCATTGATTTCAGGTGGTTTTGACTGGTTTACCAATCGTGTTGCCAAAGAAATCGGTTTCGATCACGCTTTTGCCAATAAACTTCAATGGGAAAATGGTAAACTCTCAGGCTCTCTTTTTGAACCTGTGCTCGGCCCGGAAGACAAGGTCAAAGCCCTGTTGCAACTTTGTGAAGAACGTGGAGTTCAAACCTCTGCAGCACTCTCTGCTGGTGATGGCAGCAATGATATTCCAATGCTTTCCACAGCAGGACTTGGTGTGGCATGGTATGCTGATCCAAAAGTAAAAGCGTTAATTCCAACGCAGATTAATTTTACCAGTATGCGGACATTACTCTTCGCACAGGGCTATTCTGCTTCTGACTTTATCTCTGAATAA
- a CDS encoding bile acid:sodium symporter: MLNRLRIDPFLLMILIAVSAACFAPCSHQFLSFFEILTSLLVMGMFFLQGARLEWQVLKESIQNWRLQLLVLLSSYLLFPLMGDALYHLFFSASVNGLAGKALWGGILFLCCLPSTVQSSIALTSMARGNVAAAICAASLSNLIGIIVTPILVGIVVLPKLGIQGASPDLFGPQFIHAVIRFSWELFLPFMCGQIAGGFIGKSLRKHKKLLSFCERGSIALMIYTAFSMAVLGGVWHQLSGFEFASMVGILFLLLGGMLSLTFFLAWRMKGMDFSNAIAIQFCGSKKALSSGIPMANALFGAQAGIMSIPLLFYHQFQIFLCALLAKKYTKRPNLPLEK; this comes from the coding sequence ATGTTGAATCGTTTAAGGATAGATCCTTTTTTATTAATGATTTTGATTGCGGTTTCTGCGGCCTGTTTTGCGCCCTGTTCGCATCAGTTTCTATCCTTTTTCGAGATTTTGACGTCTCTTTTAGTTATGGGAATGTTTTTTCTCCAAGGCGCACGCTTGGAGTGGCAGGTTCTAAAAGAAAGTATTCAAAATTGGCGTCTTCAACTGCTTGTGCTGCTTTCAAGTTATCTCCTTTTCCCGCTGATGGGCGATGCGCTGTATCATTTATTTTTTTCGGCCTCCGTAAATGGTTTGGCAGGCAAGGCTTTATGGGGCGGTATTTTGTTTTTGTGTTGTTTGCCTTCAACCGTTCAATCCTCTATCGCTCTCACCTCCATGGCGCGTGGCAATGTTGCCGCAGCGATCTGCGCTGCCAGTCTTTCTAACCTTATTGGGATTATTGTGACCCCGATTTTGGTGGGGATTGTTGTTCTGCCAAAATTAGGGATTCAGGGAGCTTCACCAGATCTTTTCGGCCCACAATTTATCCATGCGGTTATTCGTTTTTCATGGGAGCTTTTCTTGCCTTTTATGTGTGGGCAGATTGCTGGTGGCTTTATTGGAAAAAGTTTGAGAAAGCATAAAAAATTACTTTCTTTTTGTGAAAGAGGCTCGATCGCACTGATGATTTATACAGCCTTTAGCATGGCAGTTTTAGGGGGTGTGTGGCATCAGCTTTCAGGCTTTGAGTTCGCTTCAATGGTGGGGATTCTATTCCTCCTCTTAGGCGGGATGCTGAGTCTGACTTTCTTTTTAGCATGGCGTATGAAAGGGATGGATTTTAGCAATGCGATTGCGATTCAGTTTTGCGGCTCCAAAAAGGCTTTAAGCTCTGGTATACCAATGGCAAATGCGCTTTTTGGTGCACAGGCAGGGATCATGTCTATTCCCTTGCTTTTTTATCATCAATTTCAGATTTTTCTTTGCGCACTTTTGGCTAAAAAATATACAAAACGCCCTAATCTGCCTCTTGAGAAGTAG
- a CDS encoding biopolymer transporter ExbD: MSLPIKGKIKLGSNQEDDEGIVEPNTTPLIDVMLVLLIMLIITVPLQTQSVAIDLPQGDPPPNETFKTITIGINYDNVISWDGTALGSEAELDEKIRDLVADADPKKQVNIEPNRLSSYKTVAHVLADCQRLGIKRLGISGLDQAMEKQ, translated from the coding sequence ATGAGTTTGCCGATTAAAGGGAAAATAAAATTAGGCAGCAATCAAGAGGATGATGAGGGCATTGTTGAACCGAATACAACGCCTCTGATTGATGTGATGTTGGTGCTGTTAATTATGTTGATTATTACGGTTCCATTACAGACACAATCTGTGGCGATTGATTTGCCGCAAGGAGACCCGCCACCCAATGAGACCTTTAAAACCATCACGATCGGCATTAACTATGATAATGTCATTAGCTGGGATGGAACAGCATTGGGGAGCGAGGCAGAGTTAGATGAAAAAATTCGTGACCTTGTCGCCGATGCTGATCCTAAAAAACAGGTAAATATCGAACCCAATCGTCTTTCTAGCTATAAAACCGTTGCGCATGTTTTGGCAGATTGCCAGCGTTTGGGGATTAAGCGTTTAGGCATTAGCGGTCTCGATCAAGCAATGGAAAAGCAATAA
- the panB gene encoding 3-methyl-2-oxobutanoate hydroxymethyltransferase — MVDQSASPYGHPSNGFQKTSLQQNAAPVAVPKRRRTLASLEKMRRSGEHLPMITAYDYPSAIMANQADIPMLLVGDSLGMVIQGNDSTIPVTMEEMIYHTKMVVRGCGRAFVIADMPFFSYATLEEGIKNAVRLIQEGGAQALKIEGSLEILPLVNALTVRGIPVMAHIGLRPQSQLQMGLRIQGKNIEGTQRLLEEAMAFEEAGAFGLLLECIPTEVAKIITKSVDIMTIGIGAGKYCSGQVQVWHDLLGFCAGKIPRHARRFADLAPIITKALSDYAAEVKSGFFPTEAQSVAASPELMAALKQEMLAQDETA; from the coding sequence ATGGTTGATCAGTCGGCTTCCCCATACGGACATCCAAGTAACGGATTTCAAAAAACATCCCTCCAACAAAATGCCGCTCCCGTGGCAGTGCCTAAACGCCGCCGGACTTTAGCATCCCTTGAAAAAATGCGTCGCTCTGGTGAGCATCTGCCAATGATTACGGCCTATGATTATCCGTCAGCCATTATGGCAAATCAGGCAGATATTCCCATGTTGTTGGTGGGGGATTCTTTAGGCATGGTGATTCAGGGGAATGACAGCACGATTCCCGTGACGATGGAGGAGATGATTTACCATACCAAAATGGTTGTGCGTGGCTGTGGACGTGCTTTTGTCATTGCCGATATGCCTTTTTTTTCTTACGCAACTTTAGAGGAGGGTATCAAAAATGCCGTCCGTCTGATTCAAGAAGGTGGCGCACAGGCGCTTAAAATTGAGGGAAGCCTTGAAATTCTTCCTTTGGTAAATGCGCTAACGGTTCGTGGGATTCCTGTGATGGCGCATATTGGCCTGCGTCCGCAATCCCAGTTGCAAATGGGGCTCCGAATTCAGGGAAAAAATATCGAAGGGACACAACGTCTCTTAGAAGAGGCAATGGCTTTTGAAGAGGCAGGTGCTTTTGGTTTATTGCTCGAATGCATTCCGACAGAAGTGGCAAAAATTATTACTAAATCGGTAGATATTATGACGATAGGGATTGGTGCTGGAAAATATTGTTCAGGCCAAGTACAGGTCTGGCATGATCTTCTCGGATTCTGTGCTGGAAAAATTCCACGTCATGCACGTCGTTTTGCAGATCTTGCACCGATTATAACAAAGGCATTGAGTGATTATGCTGCCGAAGTGAAAAGTGGGTTTTTCCCAACAGAAGCACAGAGTGTTGCCGCTTCTCCGGAGCTGATGGCAGCTTTAAAGCAAGAGATGTTAGCACAAGATGAAACAGCTTAA